The following is a genomic window from Nitrospiria bacterium.
TTGGGAACGGCTTGTTTTCATTCGACGGGCCATTTCCGACTTGGTAATGTTTTCATCCTCCATGGCTTTTTGAAGCTGCCAAGCGATGACCCGCTTAATGGCTGACGCCTGCGCTCCTTCGTAAATGCCTTCTTCTTTGAGAAAATCATCGAAGGATGAACCAATCTTTCCCTTTTTCATTTTGCTATCTCCTTTTTTCGTTTTAACGCTAATTTCTTTTCCTTGTCGGGAGTTTTTTGTGTTTTCTTAATAAATCCATGAAGAAGGATCATTTGAGTCTTTGTTATGCAGAATATAACACGTGAAATTTTTCCACCTGTGAGGTTACTGCGGATCTCCCAAAGACCATCACTTAAGGACCGGCATACTGGCATTCCTATGGGCCATCCAAATTCTG
Proteins encoded in this region:
- a CDS encoding helix-turn-helix transcriptional regulator, whose translation is MKKGKIGSSFDDFLKEEGIYEGAQASAIKRVIAWQLQKAMEDENITKSEMARRMKTSRSQLEGLLDPGNVTVQLDTVMKAAAALGKDMHIELVNKRRKVA
- a CDS encoding type II toxin-antitoxin system RelE/ParE family toxin encodes the protein MEAKIKKLPARFYRSPSGAEPVREWLKNLSQDDRRIVGYDIALAEFGWPIGMPVCRSLSDGLWEIRSNLTGGKISRVIFCITKTQMILLHGFIKKTQKTPDKEKKLALKRKKEIAK